A segment of the Corvus moneduloides isolate bCorMon1 chromosome 31, bCorMon1.pri, whole genome shotgun sequence genome:
tgcttggaatgtgggaagagcttcagccagagctaCCACCTCATCCGCCACCGGAACATCCACACTGGGGAAGGGCTCTACAGGTgcagggaatgtgggaagacCTTCAGTGATGTCTCCACCTTCGCTGCCCACCAGCGAGTGCACACGGGGGAACGTCCCTACAAGTGTGGGCAATGTGGGAAGAGTTTCAGTCAGAGCTCCAACCTCCTCACCCACCAGCGCCTGCATACGGGGGAACGGCCCTTCAAGTGCCCTGACTGCAGGAAGAGCTTTGTCCGCAGGTCCGACCTTGTCATCCACTGGCGCATCCACAGCGGGGAGAAGCCTTACGAGTGtcctgagtgtgggaagaggtttcgGAGCAGCTCAGTTCTCATCAGGCATcagcagacacacacagaggggaGGCCATACGAGTGtcctgagtgtgggaagaggtttcgAAACAGCTCACATCTCATCAGGCATCAATGGACacacaccggggagaggccctatgaGTGTCCTGAATGTAGGAAGAGATTCAACCAGAGCTTTGCCTTGATCAGACACCAACGGACCCACCAGTAAGGGAAGCCCTATGAGTGCCGCGACTGTGGGAAGAGGTTGAGTCAAAACTCCAAGCTCATCACCCACTAGCATCTGCACACTCAGGAATGGCCCTACAGCTGTGGGGAATGCGTGAAGAGCTCCTGCCTGAATTACCATCAGATGATCCACACAGGAGAACGGCCCTACCAGTGTGAGGAATGCAGGAAAAGTTTCAGTGATGGTTCCATCACCCACCAGTGCCTGCACACTAAGGAATGGCCCTACAAGTGtcaggaatgtgggaagagcttcagcatCAGCTCCTACCTGATCTGCCACCAGAAGGCCCACAGCGGAGAGAAGCCTTACAGGTGtcctgagtgtgggaagaggtttcagagcATCTCAGTTCTCATCAGGCATCAGGGGTAGAGGCTCCTCCGCTGTACCAGCTTCAGGAAGAGCTTCAACTGTAGCTCCAAGCTCGTCACCCACCAACACATCCACATTTGGGAGAAAGCCTGTGAGTGTTGGGAGTGTGGGAGAAGCTTCTCCCGCAGTTCTGCCTTGACCTCACACAAATGCACCCACCAATAAGGGAAGCCCTATGAGTACCCCTGCTGGGAGAAGAGCTTTGTCTATTGTTTCAGCTTCTCCACGCGTTGGAGGCCCAACATTGGATGATCCAGTGACCCACATTGTGGAGAGACCTGGTGATCCATGTTCAGAGCAGGGATGTATTCAAGAAGACACTTTTTTTGAGGCCTGTGACCAAATAGGGACAATTTGAGGATTAGGATGTTCCCCAGGTGACCACCAGAGACCCTCAAATGACCCCTACTCTAATATAAATGAGTTCCAAGAAGTGATGGGAATATGTAAAAGAATTCGAGGGGAATGTTTAGCATGTATGTATGAGTTTGGGAAATGtattaatatgtattagttATATAGATACAAATGAATATGTTAGATAGCTGAGTGTGTGATAGGGGTAGATATCCCCTGTGCACACCTGGCACCGAAATAAAGTAAAGCTGCTTTCTAATAGTGAAATTACAGAGTTAAAGAGTTTAGTTCCCGATTTTCAGTCACATTTTCTTGTTGCCAAGCTCCCCCTCCATGTGCAATCCCCGGTGCCAAACATGTGTTGACACTCCAaaagcagctgggctgtgcagtgggaggtccctgtgtccccacctTGCACATCAGTGGGAGCTCCAGTCCTTGAGGGGTGTCCTTATTCCAGGGAAGAATCTCCACATCCGTCTCCCCCTAAGAATGGATACATCAGGAGACACCACAGTTAAAATTTGGGATGGGGCTTTTATAGTCTGAAGTCCTGCACTGTCAGTCAGATGTGCtcaggcagctgtgccagctcagcagctttggATAAATTATCAGTGGAATCACTTGATTGTTCCTTTATCCTGGTATTTTAACAGATCTACTGTATCTTATCTCACTGCCATTCAACCCCAAAAGCAGTGGGAGCCCCCTTCTTCATTTACTGCTTGGCATGTATGCAAACAGGGCATTGTTTGTGTTGTTTGACCCCATTTGAGCAGAGCATCTGGCTAAGGACCCCCGTGGGATGCCCCTGCCCACTGTCGCACCCCCAGTTTTCCTTATTCTCTCATCCATTTCCCATGGTCCCTGCAATCCCCAGCTCCCCCCACAgcttggttttggggtgtccccaacACCCCGGTTCAGTATTGGGAACTCAGCCCCTTCACACTCAGTCTGGAAGCTAAAAGACCCTCTTCTCCACCCTCTCACACCCCCTTCCAATCATACCTCCAATCTCCAGGTTTCCCCAGAACTTGGTTTGGGGATGCCACCCACCTCCTACTATGGGGGTCCGACTTGCCCCTTTCACTGAGCTTTGTGGCTCCCATATCCGTCCCACTCCGTTTATGGCTCCCAGACCACACCCTCCACCCCTTTCCCATCGTCCCCCAGATCCCCAGCCCACCATCCCCTGCTCTTGGTTTGGGGGGTCCTACCACACCTTTTCCTGTCCTGCCCCTACTGCTTCCCTCTTTCGCCCGCCCCACCCCGTTCACCAGAGAGCTCCGCGCCCGCAGCCGGGGGactcccagcaccaccagtaACCACCAGTACGGACCCAGCTGTCCCATCCCCAGCGCCGGGCAGGTCCCGACACCCTAAAAGCAGCCGCGCTGTGCCCTGCGGGGAtcgccgcggccccgccccgcacgGCACTGGGAGCACCAGTCCGGACCAGTGCGGAGCGCGGGCGGGCGGCATCAGCCGtgcccgggcagggccgggccccgcggggctCCCGCCCGCACTCGGCCCCCGCCGGGACAGCGCGGGGGGGCCCGGCCTGGCCgcccccacctccccctccccaaattccgcTCCGGGGGGCGCTGGGGGCGAGAGCGGAGTCCGGGGGGGCTGGTCCAGGTGGGAAGCGCCGGGCACTGCGGCTCTGCCTGGCGAGTGCGGAGCCATCAGCGCCGAGCGCTCTGCACGGCTGAGCGCTGCCTCAGGGGTGGGGCTGCAGCAAGGGGGgacaccctgctccagctgggatgtCCCGCAATCGGGGGACCCCCACAAGCGGTTATAACGCCTCCGGCATCGGAGGAACCATGGGGTCACCCCAACCCCACAAAATGAAGGCAGGGGACTTCCACAAGCTATTTATTACCTGAAAATTGGCAGAAAGGAGCAGGATTCTCCCCAAAATGGGTTCACCTCATCCTACATTACCGCAGCCCCCGAGAATGGGGGAGAGTCACCTCAGCCCCCGAAAATTAGCAGTATATTCCAAAAAGCCATTTATAACGCCCCAACGCTAGCAGAAATCAGCAAGGTCCTCCCCAAAATGGGCTACCTTTATCACTCCCTCTGGGGCCCCCCTCCCAAGTGCCAAAGTCACGTCTCCCCCCTCCCACTCCGGATTCTGGGTACCCCAAAAACTCCCTCAGGATGGGGGGTGCCCAGAAATCCCCTCAGGAATGGGGAAtatcccaaaatcccttcagGAATGGCAGTTACCCCAAAACCTCCAGATTTGGGGGTACCCTGAAATACCCTCAGGGACACGGTCCCCCCCATCCTGAACATCCCGAATCTTTCGCTATCTTATTCCAgatcccttcccc
Coding sequences within it:
- the LOC116436904 gene encoding LOW QUALITY PROTEIN: zinc finger and SCAN domain-containing protein 2-like (The sequence of the model RefSeq protein was modified relative to this genomic sequence to represent the inferred CDS: substituted 2 bases at 2 genomic stop codons) — its product is MAQEFNEEEKPRKSHTRGGCKPSPWSSEQERPPMCREGGWSFSQSSELVVQQRLHNREKPYKCLECGKSFSQSYHLIRHRNIHTGEGLYRCRECGKTFSDVSTFAAHQRVHTGERPYKCGQCGKSFSQSSNLLTHQRLHTGERPFKCPDCRKSFVRRSDLVIHWRIHSGEKPYECPECGKRFRSSSVLIRHQQTHTEGRPYECPECGKRFRNSSHLIRHQWTHTGERPYECPECRKRFNQSFALIRHQRTHQXGKPYECRDCGKRLSQNSKLITHXHLHTQEWPYSCGECVKSSCLNYHQMIHTGERPYQCEECRKSFSDGSITHQCLHTKEWPYKCQECGKSFSISSYLICHQKAHSGEKPYRCPECGKRFQSISVLIRHQG